From the genome of Hymenobacter sp. PAMC 26628, one region includes:
- a CDS encoding IS1 family transposase, which yields MWPFVGRKKRKVWLWLAVERASRRIVAWTPGCRGETTARRLWQALPTRCHRHCWYFTDEWKAYAQVLPRWQHRPCPKGEGQTSSVEAINCSLRQRGGVLVRKSCSFSKCLKMHTARIKIIIDNHNRNIILQ from the coding sequence ATGTGGCCATTTGTAGGCCGCAAAAAGCGCAAAGTCTGGCTGTGGCTCGCCGTGGAGCGGGCCAGTCGCCGTATCGTCGCCTGGACCCCGGGCTGCCGGGGCGAAACCACCGCCCGCCGGCTCTGGCAGGCGCTGCCTACCCGCTGTCACCGGCATTGCTGGTACTTTACGGACGAGTGGAAAGCCTATGCCCAGGTGTTGCCCCGTTGGCAGCACCGACCCTGCCCCAAAGGCGAAGGCCAGACCAGTAGCGTGGAAGCCATCAACTGCTCCTTACGCCAGCGCGGCGGCGTACTCGTGCGCAAGTCCTGTTCGTTCAGCAAATGCCTAAAAATGCACACCGCCCGAATCAAGATTATCATCGATAATCATAATCGAAATATCATCCTTCAATAA
- a CDS encoding IS701 family transposase, whose product MLTQTAYIEYLLSTPTNYTCTHLAAHRPDASHDQVNRFLRNSRLPVRQLRELVQPLLHDSPEAFLLVDDSVQDKKYSRFIAVAKRQYSGNVHGMVTGSGLVNRVHSSGQAGDFLPLDYRVYAPDDDQLTKNDHFLAMFDHVVAEDKVLARTILFDSWYAGSTNLKRIHRAGWTFFTTLKSNRLVSLTKTSGYQGLDTLDPPPQGWSQGVEVRLKEVPFGVKLFKLVATNGDIEWVITNHLAAHLTRELVIEAVQVRWQVEEFHRSFKQLTGAEKCQCRNANAQRNHLACCYLACCYLAWVSLRQHARRIGQTIYQAHQQQWAPYLRQLLQKPLIQALV is encoded by the coding sequence ATGCTGACCCAAACCGCTTATATCGAGTACCTGCTGAGTACGCCCACCAACTACACGTGCACCCATTTGGCAGCGCATCGGCCGGATGCGAGCCACGACCAGGTGAACCGTTTTTTGCGCAACAGCCGACTGCCGGTCCGTCAGTTGCGCGAGTTGGTGCAGCCCTTGTTACACGATTCGCCCGAGGCGTTTCTGTTGGTGGACGACAGCGTACAGGACAAAAAGTACAGCCGCTTCATCGCAGTGGCCAAGCGCCAGTACTCGGGCAACGTCCACGGCATGGTGACCGGCAGCGGGCTGGTCAACCGCGTGCACAGCAGCGGCCAGGCGGGCGATTTTCTGCCCCTGGATTACCGCGTCTACGCGCCGGATGACGACCAGCTCACGAAAAACGACCATTTTCTGGCCATGTTCGACCACGTCGTGGCCGAGGACAAAGTACTGGCGCGCACTATTTTATTCGACTCCTGGTACGCCGGCAGCACCAACCTGAAGCGCATTCACCGCGCCGGGTGGACGTTTTTCACGACCCTGAAAAGCAACCGGTTGGTGAGCCTGACCAAAACCAGCGGCTACCAGGGCTTGGACACGCTCGACCCGCCGCCGCAGGGCTGGAGCCAGGGCGTGGAAGTGCGCCTGAAAGAAGTGCCCTTTGGCGTAAAACTCTTCAAGCTAGTGGCCACGAACGGCGACATTGAATGGGTCATCACCAACCACTTGGCCGCTCATTTGACGCGGGAGCTGGTCATCGAGGCCGTGCAGGTGCGCTGGCAGGTGGAGGAATTTCACCGCAGCTTCAAGCAGCTGACGGGGGCCGAAAAGTGCCAGTGCCGCAACGCCAATGCACAACGCAACCACTTGGCCTGCTGTTACCTGGCCTGCTGTTACCTGGCCTGGGTTTCGCTCCGCCAACATGCCCGCCGAATAGGCCAAACCATTTATCAGGCACACCAACAGCAATGGGCACCCTACCTGCGGCAACTGCTCCAAAAACCACTTATCCAAGCCCTTGTTTAG